Proteins encoded together in one Acidobacteriota bacterium window:
- a CDS encoding transcriptional repressor: MRTEQETLLDRMRAKGLRITHQRQILAELLEEADEHLDAEAVYERAHSRDSQIHRATVYRTLNTLKKMGLVDELDLMHVAGERHFYEIRPSVFHIHLVCMKCGDVSEPSGGIWDEIKSRVQKETGFRPEVVRLEMGGACRDCQTRENPRPS; this comes from the coding sequence ATGAGAACCGAGCAGGAAACACTTCTGGATCGAATGCGGGCCAAGGGGTTACGCATCACCCACCAGAGACAGATCCTCGCCGAACTCCTCGAAGAGGCCGACGAGCATCTGGATGCGGAGGCCGTCTACGAACGCGCCCACTCCCGCGACTCGCAGATCCATCGAGCCACCGTCTATCGGACGCTGAACACGCTCAAGAAGATGGGCCTGGTGGATGAACTGGACTTGATGCATGTCGCCGGGGAGCGACATTTCTATGAGATTCGACCGTCGGTCTTCCACATCCATCTCGTCTGCATGAAATGCGGCGATGTCTCGGAGCCGTCCGGTGGCATCTGGGACGAAATAAAGAGCCGCGTGCAGAAAGAAACCGGCTTCCGCCCGGAAGTCGTTCGACTCGAGATGGGCGGTGCCTGTCGCGACTGCCAGA